GTGATGCAGGGTACAAAGACTGGTTCATTCAGAAGTTTCGAAAGCCCGGCTTCACGGTAGAAGTGGGACTTGGGGTCAACCCGCTGCCCATGGATCAGTTCGATGACATCTGCGTAGAGGTTGGCATGCTGTTGGCTGAATTATTAACAGATCGAGAGCACTAACAGGGAAGACCGGGAATCCATGAAATCTGACTTCACATAATTTGGATGGGAAGACATGAAACTTAAAGGTTGTCCACTCGTATAACAGGAACGGGCGCTGTGACCGGCGTTCGTTTTTTTAATCTGCATATTGCATCATTCGTTCCGGATCGCTCTGGAACGGGTAATGATGGGTGTGACTATAACGTGTTCTGTTTTATTTCAGTGCAATAATCATACGGAGGGGTTCATATGAAGTGGAGAAGACTGCTGTCATTCAAACGATGGACACAAGTATTCAAACGGCTGCCGCGTCTGTTGCGGGCTCCTCAGATCCCTTTGGGTGAGAAGCTGCTGTTCATCATCCCGGCGCTGCTCTACTGGGTGCTTCCTGACGTGATGCCGTTTATGCCTATAGATGATATCGGGGTTACGTTGTTGCTGATGAACTGGTTTGTAAGTCGTGCGGAGCGCAAATATCCGGTACTTACAGCGGGTGCGTCGTCTTAATCCGACACAAAATGGGTGGTTTTAACATCGATTTTGCATCAATGTTATTGCGAAGCGCAGTAATTTTCTTTACAATAGATGCTGGAGTTTAGAAATACTGAAAAATTGTTGGAACCAGCAATTACGATATAGGAGATGAATGAAATGAACTGCAAAATTACACGTAATGCCGCGAAAGTATTAAAACTTGAACTGGACAAGCCTGAGAACGAAGGTAAATTGCTGCGCGTTGTGATCACACATGCACATGGAGATCATGCCCACTACGGACTCGATATCGATACGCCAAAAGAAAATGATACGGTTGTATCTACCGATAAAGAGATCGACGTTATTCTTGAGAATGATCAGCCTTTGCTGGATGGCGTTAAAATTGATTACCTTTACTTCCCTGAAGAAGGCTTCGTTATTACGAATCCATCCCAAGGCAACCACGGCGACCACTAAGGGAGCGAAGAAGGGGAACTCATGGCTAACGATATCCGCGTATGCGAAAAATGTAATCATATCAGACTAAAATCGATTGTAGCCAAGTTGGAGAAAATGGCTCCGGATACGGAGATCAAAATTGGTTGCAAATCGTATTGCGGTCCTTGCGCGAAGCGTGCTTTTGTTTTCATCAACGGTAGGTACATCAGTGCTCCGTCAGAAGAAGAAGTGCTTGCAAAAGTAGCGAAATTCGTAAAGTAATTGTATGAATTTACATTGGGCAAACTTGTCCACGAAAGGAAAGAGAGGCCGCGGCCTCTCTTTTTTTAGTTGTGATTAGGAACGGTACAGGGTTAGAACGTAAAGCCCTGCATCATTTCAAAAATCTTAAAGGTATCCTCTTGAATCTCAATGGCGATGATCGTATCGCTTTTTTTAAAATAATGAACATTCCCCATTCGCTCTTCTTCCACTTCAACCCATCCGGCTTCGGATAACTTCTCGAAATAATCGGAGGGTACATATAATCCCTGTTCTCCCCCGATATGTTTCAATTCATATTTAATGCCCGTTTTAATGTTTGGATTGTCTGAATATGTCGTTACGTTCAGCTGCTTTGCATTCACGGGGACCGGAATCTCGTTATTAATAGAGGAGCCTGTATATCCCGTTATTTCATACGTAGAAGGTGTACAGCCACTGATGAGCAGCAATAAAGATAGCAGTATGAACATAATCCCAAAGTTCTTCAAACGCACGCCTCCTTGTGAAAAGGTACTTATCAAATAAACGCAGTCAGACCGGAAAAGGTTATACACATCATGATATTTATTACTAATCGTTTAAGGGGAACAGTGAAGCGATCCGTCATTGTTTTAGCAAAAGAAGAATAAGGAAGGCCGATGTCAACCATCCTAATGGGGTAACAGGAACATGATCCCAAGGAGGAATACTCATGCCGAAGCGTTATGATTCCAGTTTGCAAGCCGATACGACCGTATCCCAGGCGCAGAATGCAGTGAACAAACTTCATTATGCCGTTTCACAGGCAATGTCACATCCAACAGAACAGACCATTGAACAGGCAGAACGCCGTTTGGCGCATACCGAGCAGGCTATGCGTCAAGCTGAACGTTCGCTTGGAGGTCAGGGCGTTGAGCTGGCAGAAGAGATGTTCATTGAGGAGAAGAGAAGATTGAACTCGATCCAGAGTCAGAATGGGCAAGGGGATCTATAGGCGTTCCTGTCACACCAGAAACCCGCAGAGCAGCAGTGCTTTGCGGGTTATTCATGTCTCTTTTGAATGACCCCAAGAAGTGGATCTCAGTCAAACTGTGTGTAACGTGCCGCTTAAAATTTTGTGAGAAGGTTAATAGACCATGAGCAGGCAAATTTCACACAGGAGGTACAGAATGACAAAACATATTACAGATTGTACGATTCTGAACAACGGCGTGACGATGCCATGGCTGGGATTTGGGACTTATCGAGCAAAGGGTAAAGAAGTACAGCAAGCAGTGGAGACTGCATTGGAAGTTGGATATCGGAGCATTGATACGGCGTCCGTTTATGGAAATGAAGAGGAAGTGGGACAAGCCATTGCGAGCAGTGGTGTTGCTCGGAATGAGCTGTTTGTGACAACCAAGCTGTGGAACGAGGATCAAGGCTTTGATTCGACCTTGAGAGCATTTGAGGCCAGTCAGAAGGCGCTTGGATTAAATGTCATTGATCTATACTTAATTCACTGGCCTGGTAGAGACCAGTATAAGGAGACGTGGAGAGCTTTCGAACGTCTATATAGCGAAGGAAGTGTACGTGCCATTGGTGTAAGTAATTTCGAAGTACACCATCTGCGCGATATCATAGATGAAGGTGGAACGGTACCTGCGGTGAATCAGGTGGAACTGCATCCGGGTCTGATTCAACAGGAACTGCAGGATTTCTGCGGGGAGCAGGGCATTCAACTGGAGGCATGGAGCCCCATTATGAGAGGTAAACTGAACAAGGAATCGGCTTTGAAAAGTCTGGCCCAGAAATACGGAAAAACACCAGCGCAAGTTATTCTGCGTTGGGATATTCAGAATCAGATCGTGACGATTCCGAAGTCGGTTACCCCGGAGCGGATACGCGAGAATGCGGACATCTTTGATTTTGAACTGACTCCTGATGAGCTGAAACTGATTGATGCGCTGGATTCGGATAAACGGACGGGACCACATCCGGATCAGCTGTTTTGGGATTGAGCGTGTAGCTCAATTCCAAAATAAGTGTTTAATGATCTGCGTGGAGTTGTTCCGGATACGGATCATTCTTCCAATCGCTGTTGTCTCCAAATTTTTTGATTCAAAATTCTCAAGGTGAAAATTTGGAGACAGCTTATGCTTCCGAAGCAGCTTTCCTACAGAAAGCTTTCAGGCGAACGCTCCGCTTCTTCAGAATTGATTCCGTCCCCTCCACTGCAACTGTTTATCAAACACTAAAACTTTAGTATGAGCTTGAGTTGTAGATTGTAAAAAAAGCAGCAGGATCAAGGGAAGCCCCTTGATCCTGCTGCTTTTGTGTTATTTGGATTGATCCGATTGCGGAACCTCGCAGCCGTCTTCGGTGCATACTCCACTGCCATCTGCGTCAGTGGTGTTGGACTCTACCATTGTGAAGGGGGAACGCTCGTCCCATGCTTTCTGGATAGCGTCAAGGAACACCTCATCCGGTTGAGCGCCAGATACAGCGAACTTGCGATCAAATACGAAGAACGGTACACCCCGGATGCCTAACTGTTCGCCTTCTGCCTGGTCGGCACGCACTTGGTCTGCGAATTGATTACTGGACAACACTTCTGCTGCTGCATTGCGATCTAGACCTACTTCTTCAGCCAACTCGATCAGTACATCGGAATTGCCGACATGTTTACCTTCAATGAAGATCGCTTGAAATAGTCGTTCGCTCAACTCAAGCATTTTTCCTTGTGTTTCTGCCCAATGCGTCAGACGGTGAGCAGAGAAGGAGTTGGTAGGGATCATCTCATCAATGTTGTATTCCAGTCCAGCCGTACGAGCATTGGCATTCATTTGGGCATTCATGCCGCGTGCCTGCTCCACACTCATATTGTATTTGGCAGCCAGATATTCTGCGTTGGTTTTGCCACTATTCAATTCAGCATTTGGATCAAGCTCAAAACTTTTGAACTGTAATTTCACATCATCGCGGTGGGGGAATTGTGCGAGTACATTCTCAAGACGACGTTTGCCAATATAACAGAAAGGACACATAAAGTCGGACCATATTTCAATATTCATTCATTAAAACCTCCATCATCTATAAATGAAACCAATACAGTTACAATTATATAGCGACTTTCCATCATTCGCAAGGTTGTGGTTATTACCAGCCTCGAAAAAAGAAGTGCCGAAGCATGCAACGGATTGCAGCCTCAACACTTATAATTTAACTTCTTACTTATCCCGGTATGCCTTGGTCCAATGATAAGGCTGAATTTCGTCCAATCGTTTGTAAATTAAAGCTCCATCCGGATCGTACACGGCAGCCTTCACGTCTTCTCCCCAGAAAAACAATCGTTCCTGGCACACACCACAAGGGGTGAGGACCTTGAATTCTGAGTGCTCATCGTCCCGTGCTACACAGATCGAGTGGGTGACCCGCTCGTTTAATTTGTGGGCTTCCAGATAGGCGCCTGTTTCCATACACAGATGCGTGGCGTCGTTAATCACTTCTGGAGCTACGCTGATTAACAGCGATCCAGCTTCGGTATAAACAGCAGCTGCGCCGCCCCACCCTTGAGGGTAGCGATGTTTGACAAAGTTTGCAGCTTCTTCGAACAGCTTTTGTTCGATATTGAATTGGTCTGGATGTGACGTCATGGTCATGCACTAGCTCCATTTCATTGTAGTATCGGGTTAACTTTGAAAAATGAATTATACCGTTCCGTCAGCTACCGTTCCATATCTGTTAGGATTCGGACGCAGGCGCTTGTTCCTCGCGAAAACGCGAGATCAGGTCAAACGTATTAACCGTATCTGACACATGCAGTCGCTTTGTTGCTTCATCATGACCAGATCGGCAAGCATTAATATCCGTTTTGGTACCAGTAGACAGATCGTAACAGGAGCCGCTGTCATAGATGTAATCATCCGAAGGGATATAGAACAGGGAGCCATCTGTAAATGCACCACTGCGCAATACCACCATACGGGAGGAACCGTCGTACACATCGTTGCCCATGTGGTAGTAGGATTGATCTGAAATACCGAGCAGATGCAGTACTGAAGGTGTAACATCCAGTTGTCCGGCAGGCTCGTCAATCGTTCCCGCTGCGGCTCCGTCAGGCAGATGCACCAGCAAAGGCACTTCGTTCATAATCTGCTCCATATCCAGATCAGTTAGTGAACGTCCGAGAAATTTCTCGTATTGTGGCTGCTCCTTAATGGAATTATCGTGATCCCCATAGAACATGAAGATCGTTTTGTCCCATAATCCCCGATTTTTCAGGTCTTCCACCATGTTACCGAGCGCAGAATCCACGTAATGAACGGATTGCAGATAGTTGCCAAACATCGTTCCTTTGAATTCACCCACATCCAACTGCTGTTTATCTTGGGGTAACGCGTATGGATGATGACTGCTGAGCGTAATGAGGAATGAGTAGAAGGGCTCTGTAACCTCACTGCTCATTTTTTCAACCGATTGGCGGAAAAAGGACTCATCCGACAGCGACCAGCCAAGCGGGTCATCCTGTTCAAAATCATTTTTACTGTAAAACTTGTCATACTTCATATTCTGATACATCGTATAACGATTCCAAAATCCGCTCTCATAGGCATGAAATACATTCGTACTATAACCATGATCCTTCAAGATAGAAGGCAGAGAATCATAACTGTGGTCTGCGTAACGGACAAACGCGGATCCAACCGACAGTGGATGCAATGAAATATTGGCCCCAAAGTCAGCATCCGATGTTCGCCCCTGACCTGTCTGGTGATAAAAGTGACTGTAGTACTGGC
This window of the Paenibacillus marchantiae genome carries:
- a CDS encoding YuzB family protein; this translates as MANDIRVCEKCNHIRLKSIVAKLEKMAPDTEIKIGCKSYCGPCAKRAFVFINGRYISAPSEEEVLAKVAKFVK
- a CDS encoding aldo/keto reductase; translation: MTKHITDCTILNNGVTMPWLGFGTYRAKGKEVQQAVETALEVGYRSIDTASVYGNEEEVGQAIASSGVARNELFVTTKLWNEDQGFDSTLRAFEASQKALGLNVIDLYLIHWPGRDQYKETWRAFERLYSEGSVRAIGVSNFEVHHLRDIIDEGGTVPAVNQVELHPGLIQQELQDFCGEQGIQLEAWSPIMRGKLNKESALKSLAQKYGKTPAQVILRWDIQNQIVTIPKSVTPERIRENADIFDFELTPDELKLIDALDSDKRTGPHPDQLFWD
- a CDS encoding DsbA family oxidoreductase, which translates into the protein MNIEIWSDFMCPFCYIGKRRLENVLAQFPHRDDVKLQFKSFELDPNAELNSGKTNAEYLAAKYNMSVEQARGMNAQMNANARTAGLEYNIDEMIPTNSFSAHRLTHWAETQGKMLELSERLFQAIFIEGKHVGNSDVLIELAEEVGLDRNAAAEVLSSNQFADQVRADQAEGEQLGIRGVPFFVFDRKFAVSGAQPDEVFLDAIQKAWDERSPFTMVESNTTDADGSGVCTEDGCEVPQSDQSK
- a CDS encoding cytidine deaminase, whose protein sequence is MTSHPDQFNIEQKLFEEAANFVKHRYPQGWGGAAAVYTEAGSLLISVAPEVINDATHLCMETGAYLEAHKLNERVTHSICVARDDEHSEFKVLTPCGVCQERLFFWGEDVKAAVYDPDGALIYKRLDEIQPYHWTKAYRDK
- a CDS encoding LTA synthase family protein, which codes for MFVTKPTRSLTPRGLLNHPLTLYLIFLVLMLLKLMWLHHNLHAYNITMGLLDKVIAIGSLLLLSFWTWWLPRRGMIISLVILNLLLTALIYADMVYYRYFQDFLTIPVLMQARQVDALGDSIATLIYASDLWFFVDWLVIIPYAAILLFSKRNRRGRSSAYSNGLNSYTSNSGKSSVRRRLTAGSIALVLGLGLAVGPIYFYSKTWAKGLFDNNWWNVSMYNVTGLLAFHGYDLYNYAKDQLGSGPEVDPADLEQAEAYFASRQQADPLKDEMFGKYKDSNVIIVQGEAFMNFMIGQSIGGQEITPHFNELMKESQYYSHFYHQTGQGRTSDADFGANISLHPLSVGSAFVRYADHSYDSLPSILKDHGYSTNVFHAYESGFWNRYTMYQNMKYDKFYSKNDFEQDDPLGWSLSDESFFRQSVEKMSSEVTEPFYSFLITLSSHHPYALPQDKQQLDVGEFKGTMFGNYLQSVHYVDSALGNMVEDLKNRGLWDKTIFMFYGDHDNSIKEQPQYEKFLGRSLTDLDMEQIMNEVPLLVHLPDGAAAGTIDEPAGQLDVTPSVLHLLGISDQSYYHMGNDVYDGSSRMVVLRSGAFTDGSLFYIPSDDYIYDSGSCYDLSTGTKTDINACRSGHDEATKRLHVSDTVNTFDLISRFREEQAPASES